From Gammaproteobacteria bacterium, the proteins below share one genomic window:
- a CDS encoding glycosyltransferase: MEADSQSSQEMAPPPSVITDLLPLSGPMHGRVTRARLDWLQALLIALLMAAATVTLWGSFNRPVDIVDWNGKIHGVSFSAYQKDQNPYTQTYPTERELEADIAMLRDRVNSIRTYSSTHGFEAVPRLAQKYGLRVTAGAWFNRSRENNAKEYNNLIRNAETYPNVTRVIIGNETLLRGDMTVKELSAYLRYARQRLHQPVSTAETWDQWLLHPELAKSVDFIAIHVLPYWEKVPVEKSVDWVMDRYEVVKKRFPGKTVVIDETGWPSSGPRLGPARPSLVNAASFARDFIKEAQRQHVEYFIMEAFDQPWKKVDEGAVGPHWGMFNADRESKYPLAGALVPDKDWRSKAFAAVLLALLPILWFAAQRTDLKLRGRLFFALLLQTATAAAIWTSLLPHTKELSDFSLWIWYLLFPAQLLLLVVMLINGLEMAEMIWPRRLRRHFEAYSAAPMSVLPRVSLHLPIHNEPPAVVFETLAGLARLDYPDYEVLVIDNNTKDPAIWQPVRDYCERLGERFHFFHLENWPGYKAGALNFALRNTDPAAAIVGVVDSDYVVTPDWLKSLVPYFEHDEVAFVQAPQDHRAWRDSVFKTMCNWEYNGFFEIGMVQRNERNAIIQHGTMTMIRKQALWRAGAWGEWCICEDAELGLRLLTRGHEAVYVNHVFGRGLVPESFSAYKNQRFRWVYGAVQILKRHWRELFLPGVGRLTLGQRFHFVSGWMPWFADALQLVFTVAGLFWTVGMLVAPRSMELPLEDFLIPTVGVFVFKIFHNLMLYDARVKCGWRERLGAAVAGMSLTHSIARAVFTGLITRSRPFLRTPKMEGRAAWLQGLAMAREEGMIALALVLAAVTVIRVFGADGADILCWVAVLLVQAVPNLAAVLMGVTSVLRPAEKSASVPRPAMAPAGATN; this comes from the coding sequence ATGGAAGCAGATTCGCAGTCCTCGCAGGAAATGGCGCCGCCCCCATCAGTCATCACCGATCTGCTCCCGCTGTCCGGACCAATGCATGGGCGGGTGACACGCGCGCGGCTGGATTGGCTGCAGGCGCTGCTGATTGCGTTGTTGATGGCGGCAGCCACCGTCACCCTGTGGGGCAGTTTCAACCGCCCGGTCGACATTGTCGACTGGAACGGAAAAATTCACGGCGTGTCCTTCAGCGCCTATCAGAAGGATCAGAATCCTTACACGCAAACCTACCCCACCGAACGGGAGCTGGAAGCCGACATTGCCATGCTCCGGGATCGGGTCAACAGCATCCGCACTTATTCCTCCACGCACGGTTTCGAGGCGGTGCCGCGCCTGGCGCAGAAGTACGGTCTCAGGGTCACGGCGGGCGCATGGTTCAACCGTAGCAGGGAAAACAATGCAAAGGAGTACAACAACCTGATCCGCAACGCCGAGACCTATCCTAATGTCACGCGCGTGATTATCGGTAACGAAACGCTGCTGCGCGGCGACATGACGGTGAAGGAATTGTCGGCGTATCTGCGTTATGCGCGTCAACGTTTGCACCAGCCGGTGAGCACGGCCGAAACATGGGATCAATGGCTGCTACACCCGGAACTGGCGAAGTCCGTGGACTTTATCGCCATCCACGTGCTGCCATATTGGGAAAAAGTGCCCGTGGAGAAATCGGTGGATTGGGTCATGGATCGCTATGAGGTCGTCAAGAAACGATTCCCCGGCAAGACCGTGGTCATCGACGAAACGGGATGGCCGAGCAGCGGACCGCGTCTCGGCCCGGCCAGGCCCTCGCTGGTGAACGCCGCAAGTTTTGCACGCGATTTCATCAAGGAGGCGCAACGCCAGCACGTCGAGTATTTCATCATGGAGGCCTTCGATCAGCCCTGGAAAAAGGTCGATGAGGGCGCGGTCGGGCCGCATTGGGGGATGTTCAACGCCGACCGCGAATCCAAATATCCACTGGCCGGCGCGCTTGTTCCCGACAAGGACTGGCGTTCCAAGGCCTTTGCGGCGGTGTTGCTGGCTTTGCTGCCGATCCTGTGGTTTGCGGCGCAACGCACCGATCTGAAACTACGCGGCCGTCTCTTTTTCGCGCTGCTGCTGCAAACAGCGACGGCGGCGGCGATATGGACCTCGCTATTGCCGCATACGAAGGAATTGTCCGACTTCAGCTTGTGGATATGGTATTTGCTGTTCCCCGCACAATTGCTGTTGTTGGTGGTGATGCTCATCAACGGCTTGGAGATGGCGGAAATGATCTGGCCCCGGCGGCTGCGGCGTCACTTCGAGGCATATTCCGCGGCGCCGATGTCCGTGCTACCCAGGGTCTCGTTGCATCTGCCCATCCACAATGAACCGCCGGCAGTCGTATTCGAGACCTTGGCCGGTCTCGCCCGGCTGGATTACCCGGATTATGAAGTGCTGGTGATCGATAACAATACAAAAGACCCCGCGATCTGGCAGCCAGTACGTGATTATTGCGAACGGCTGGGCGAACGTTTCCACTTTTTCCATCTCGAGAACTGGCCGGGGTACAAGGCCGGGGCGCTGAACTTTGCCTTGAGAAACACCGATCCCGCGGCGGCAATCGTGGGCGTCGTCGATAGCGATTACGTCGTCACGCCGGATTGGTTGAAATCACTGGTGCCTTACTTCGAGCATGACGAAGTGGCCTTCGTGCAGGCGCCGCAAGACCACCGCGCCTGGCGGGACAGCGTATTCAAGACCATGTGTAATTGGGAATACAACGGCTTTTTTGAAATCGGCATGGTTCAACGCAACGAGCGCAACGCCATCATCCAGCATGGCACGATGACGATGATTCGCAAACAGGCCCTGTGGCGTGCAGGCGCCTGGGGCGAGTGGTGCATCTGCGAAGATGCCGAACTGGGGCTGCGTCTGCTCACCCGCGGTCACGAGGCGGTGTACGTCAATCATGTCTTCGGCCGCGGTTTGGTGCCTGAGAGTTTCAGTGCCTACAAGAACCAGCGTTTCCGCTGGGTGTACGGCGCGGTGCAGATTCTGAAGCGACACTGGCGGGAACTGTTCCTGCCCGGCGTTGGCCGCCTCACGTTGGGACAGCGTTTCCATTTTGTGAGCGGCTGGATGCCCTGGTTTGCCGACGCGCTGCAGCTCGTGTTCACGGTGGCCGGTTTGTTCTGGACCGTCGGCATGCTGGTTGCGCCGCGCAGCATGGAACTGCCGTTGGAGGATTTTTTAATACCGACGGTGGGCGTTTTTGTGTTCAAGATTTTTCACAATCTCATGCTCTATGATGCGCGGGTAAAATGCGGCTGGCGCGAGCGGTTGGGCGCGGCCGTGGCCGGCATGTCATTGACGCACAGCATCGCCCGGGCGGTTTTCACCGGCCTCATTACCCGCAGTCGTCCGTTCCTGCGCACGCCGAAGATGGAGGGCCGTGCGGCGTGGTTGCAGGGACTGGCGATGGCTCGTGAAGAGGGCATGATTGCGCTGGCGCTCGTTTTGGCGGCGGTGACGGTCATCCGTGTATTCGGCGCTGATGGCGCAGACATTCTCTGCTGGGTGGCCGTCCTATTGGTACAGGCGGTGCCCAATCTTGCCGCGGTCCTGATGGGTGTAACAAGCGTTCTACGGCCGGCGGAAAAATCCGCCTCCGTTCCGCGGCCGGCCATGGCGCCAGCAGGCGCTACAAATTGA